From the genome of Bryobacteraceae bacterium:
GCAGCCGGTAGAGCATCTCGAGGAAATCGTCCTTCTGAACCCGCCGCTCGGAGAACACCGCCGCCAACCGGCCTAGTTCCTCCCGCGTGGCCGCCTCCACCTGCTCGCCGAACCGCATCCCGGCCGCCGGCGCCTGCTCCGGCTTCTTGTTCCGGTTCTGCCTCCACTCCCGCAGCGCCTCGCGGAACGTCTCCGCGTAAGCGGCGCTTCCCGCCGCCTCGCGCTCGATCTCCTCCCGGAACCGGTCCTGTTCGAGCATCTCGAGCATGCCGCCGCGAATCCCCGCGTTCCAGAACGCCTGGTAGTTCACCTGCACCACCACTTCATCGGGCCGGATCCGGTCGTCGAGCAGCAGGTAGCGGACATACCACAGCGCCTCGGCGTAGCTCATGCCAGGCGCCGAGAGCCGGTACACCAGCAACCCTCGCCGGTCACCGTCGAGCGCCAGTTGGTCCACGTAGGTAGGCTCGGCCTGGTCGCTCCGCGGCTCGCCATCGGCCAGGCTCACCGCCAGCATCTGCGAATTTCCGATGAAACACACGCGGCGCCCGCCGCGGCCCTTCCAGTGCTTTTCCAAGGCGCCGAAACTGGCGAGCGGCCGTTCGCCCCGGCTCAGCTCCTGGATCCGTTCGTCCCGCACCAGGTTCTTCACCTGCGTCCAGGCCGGCGGCGCGCCAAAAATCAGATCGAGCGACTGGTTGGCCTTGTCGAACGGACGCGCCGTCAACAGCGCACCGGTGAAACCCACCGTCAGCCCCACTACCGCGGCAGCGATCGCTATCGCCTTCATCCTCTGTTCCCTCTCGAACCTTCCGGCGGACCCCTACCGGCTCTCGGCCGTCCGTTCCACCGTGTCCACGATCCAGTCCACACTCTCAAAATCGTCCGGCTGTAGCTTTTCGGTAGGCATACGAATGTTCAGCCGCTGTTCGAGCTTGGTAATCAGTTTCAAAATCGACAGCGAATCGATTCTCCCCGAACTGATCAGCGCCTCGTCGTCGGCCACCTCGGCTCCGGTCATCTCGGCCACCACCGCCCGCGCGGCCGCCGCGATCGTCTCTCTATCCATTCACTGGTACCTCCGTGCGGCTCGTGTTCCCTCTCTGCCGCTCCGACAAAAACCTCGCCCGCGTCTCACTGCGCGAAATCTTTCCCGCGGTCGATTTCACGATCCACCGCTCCGGCGTCACCCGCACGAACCGCGGCGCGATCCCGATCGCCGACAACACCAGAGCTTTGATCTCCCGCTCGCTCCGTTTCGCCGCGCCCTCGTCCCATTCGCCGCGCAACTCCGCCACCACCGCCAGACTCTCGGTCCCCTGTTCCTCATCGGCCACGCCGAAAGCCACCACGCGCCCCGGGTAGATGCCGGGCGCCGCGTTCACGATCGTCTCGACATCTTCCGGAAATACGTTCTGCCCGCCGACGATCACGATGTCCTTCGTCCGCCCGATCACGTAAAGCTCGCCCTCGCTCACAAAACCGAAATCGCCGGTCGAATACCACCCCTGGGCAGACAAGGCGTGCGTCCGGAAACCGTCGTTGCCCCAGTAGCCGCCGAATAGCGACTCGGTCCGGATCTCGATGCCCCCCGGCACCCCCTCACCCGCTTCCTTGCCATCCGGCGTGCGAATCCGCAATTCCATCCCCTCGAGCAGCCGGCCGCTCGAAACGTACACGTCCTCCACCAGGTCAAAGGCGTGCCCGTCCCCATTCTCATTGCCGGTCCCATTGCCTGTTTCGCGTCGTACCGCCTTCCGCGGATACAACGCCGGCGCCGAATCCACCGGCGTCTGCGTCACCGCGAACACGTTCTCGGCCATCGCGTAGCTCGCCTGCAATTGCTCCCGCCGCACGCCCCATTCCCCGAACGCGTCCGTAAACGCGCCAAACGAACGTAGCCGCACCGGCTCGGAACAGTTCACGAACGCCCGCATGCCGCCGAGCGTATACGGCCCCCGCATCCGCTCCTTCTGGGCCGCCATGTAGGAGAACGCGAAATTTGGCAGCCAGCAATGTGTCGCCCCGTAGCGCTCGCCGAGCCGGAACAGCAGGTCCGGCTCAAGCAGCCAGTCAGAAGCGGAAAACTGCATCGATTGCGCCCCTTGCCACAGCGGAAACCACAGGCAGGCGATCAATCCCATGTCGTGATAGAGCGGCAGCCACGACACCACCCCGTCCTCCGGCCCGAACCGCAGATACTCGGCCAACCGCTCCATCTGCCGCTCGAGCATCCGCGCCGTTACCACCACGCACTTCTGCGCTCCCGTCGTCCCGCCGGAAAACTGCAGAAACACCGCGTCGCCGGGCGACTGCCCCGCCTCCACCGCCGGCGGCTTCTCGTCGATCGCCAAATCCACCGCGAACGACTTCTCGAACTCCTCGGCCCCGCCGATGGCCGCGCCCACCGTCCGGTAGGGCAGCCCCGGACCGAGATTGGCCGCCAGCTTCGGCAGCGTCAGCAGTTCCGCCGCCGGAAGGTTCCGCAACTGGTGCAGCAGGTTCCGCTGATACTTCTCCGGGTCGATCCGGTTCGTCGGCCAGGCCAGAATCGCCGGCAACCGCCCGGTAAGGATCAGGCCGAAATGCAGCAGGAACAGCTCCACCGAATGCGGCATCAGCAATAGCGACACCCCGCCCTCCGGGGCCCGGCTGTATTGCCGCGCGAGGGCGATTCCCCGGTCCCGGATGTCGGCGCCGGTCAGTTCGACTGGTTCTTGATTACGGGCGGCCAGGATGCGCAACAGCACCCGGTTGGCGTTTCCTCCGAGTCGTCTGCCCAACTCGGTCCGCAGCGCGACCGCTGTTTCGAGGCTTCCAGAAAGCATTCGCTAAGTCTTAGATTTTCTTGCGCAGATACTACTCTCGATTCTAACGGCAAGCCCGGTATCCGCGCTACCGGAATCCGCCGCCGCGCCGGTCTAGCCCTCCAGCCCGATCGTCACCCTCCGCTTTCCCGACGCCCGCAGCGGAATCGACTCCACCGGTGCGATCTCCACCCGCGTCCCCCGGCCGAAAACCCGCTCCACCTCGGATTCGAGCAGCTTTCGCGACGCCTCCCCCATCGGCTTCGACAGCACCACCGAAACCACGATCCGGTCCAGCGCCTTCTGCTCCACCTGAAACTCCACCACCTCCGGAATATCCTTCAGCAGATGCGGGAAGAACTCGCCCGGAACGTACCGCCCATCGCTCGTCCGCAGCATGTCGAGCACCCGGCCTTCGATCCGGCTGATGCGCGGCAGCCCACGCCCGCAGCCGCACGGCGTGCTCTCGAGCACGCCCACGTCTCCGATCTTGTACCGGATAAACGGCATGCCGTGATTGTGGAGATCGGTGACCAGAATCTCCGACGGCCCTTCCGAGGCCGGCCGCGCCGTCTCGATCAGCAGATTCTCGCAGTGGATGTGCAACCCATCGCGCCGGTCGCATTCCCCGGCGATCGACATGAACTCCCGCGACCCGTACATGTTGTACAGCGGCACCCCGCCCAACGCCTCCGCCACCAGTTCCCGGTGATGGTCGTGTACGGCCTCGGCGGCCGAGATCACCGCCCGGATGCCGCCGAGCTCCAGCTTCCGGTCGATCAGATACCGGCAGAACTGCTCGATGCTCGATACGTAGCCCACCACGAACGGCGGACGCTTCCGCCGCGCGTACTCGTAGATCTCCTGCCACAGCTCCGGCGTCTGGTTGAACGTCGGGAACATGTACTCGCGCCGGATCATCCGGAACAGGTCCATCTTCGTCTGCTGCTTCCAGCTCTGCTTGCCGATCGGCGCGCCCCACAGATAGAGCG
Proteins encoded in this window:
- a CDS encoding SGNH/GDSL hydrolase family protein, producing the protein MKAIAIAAAVVGLTVGFTGALLTARPFDKANQSLDLIFGAPPAWTQVKNLVRDERIQELSRGERPLASFGALEKHWKGRGGRRVCFIGNSQMLAVSLADGEPRSDQAEPTYVDQLALDGDRRGLLVYRLSAPGMSYAEALWYVRYLLLDDRIRPDEVVVQVNYQAFWNAGIRGGMLEMLEQDRFREEIEREAAGSAAYAETFREALREWRQNRNKKPEQAPAAGMRFGEQVEAATREELGRLAAVFSERRVQKDDFLEMLYRLRVYVLQLKPSTARTISGTRWERSRAALEAMVGACREKHVKVLLFHAPLNPKVKLYRSARDREEYRKFIATVAGQEGVRLVDLESALSEQYWGRWMNGPDPLHIGRQGHRLMAARFAGLLEEEKP
- a CDS encoding phosphopantetheine-binding protein codes for the protein MDRETIAAAARAVVAEMTGAEVADDEALISSGRIDSLSILKLITKLEQRLNIRMPTEKLQPDDFESVDWIVDTVERTAESR
- a CDS encoding AMP-binding protein, coding for MLSGSLETAVALRTELGRRLGGNANRVLLRILAARNQEPVELTGADIRDRGIALARQYSRAPEGGVSLLLMPHSVELFLLHFGLILTGRLPAILAWPTNRIDPEKYQRNLLHQLRNLPAAELLTLPKLAANLGPGLPYRTVGAAIGGAEEFEKSFAVDLAIDEKPPAVEAGQSPGDAVFLQFSGGTTGAQKCVVVTARMLERQMERLAEYLRFGPEDGVVSWLPLYHDMGLIACLWFPLWQGAQSMQFSASDWLLEPDLLFRLGERYGATHCWLPNFAFSYMAAQKERMRGPYTLGGMRAFVNCSEPVRLRSFGAFTDAFGEWGVRREQLQASYAMAENVFAVTQTPVDSAPALYPRKAVRRETGNGTGNENGDGHAFDLVEDVYVSSGRLLEGMELRIRTPDGKEAGEGVPGGIEIRTESLFGGYWGNDGFRTHALSAQGWYSTGDFGFVSEGELYVIGRTKDIVIVGGQNVFPEDVETIVNAAPGIYPGRVVAFGVADEEQGTESLAVVAELRGEWDEGAAKRSEREIKALVLSAIGIAPRFVRVTPERWIVKSTAGKISRSETRARFLSERQRGNTSRTEVPVNG